The following are encoded together in the Deltaproteobacteria bacterium genome:
- the groES gene encoding co-chaperone GroES has protein sequence MKIRPLQDRVLVKRLTEEEKTKGGIIIPDTVKEKPAEGEIVAVGKGKKKDDGNVAPLDVQVGDRVLFSKYAGTEIKVDGDEFLMMREDDILGVIEK, from the coding sequence ATGAAGATTCGACCCCTGCAGGACCGAGTACTGGTCAAGCGCCTCACCGAGGAGGAGAAGACCAAGGGCGGCATCATCATCCCCGACACGGTGAAGGAAAAACCGGCGGAGGGCGAGATCGTCGCCGTGGGAAAAGGCAAGAAGAAAGACGACGGCAACGTGGCCCCGCTCGACGTCCAGGTCGGCGACCGCGTCCTGTTCTCGAAGTACGCCGGAACCGAGATCAAGGTGGACGGCGATGAGTTCCTCATGATGCGCGAGGACGACATCCTCGGCGTCATCGAGAAATAA
- the groEL gene encoding chaperonin GroEL yields MPAKMILFGQEARTKILEGVNTLADAVKVTLGPKGRNAILDKSFGAPNVTKDGVTVAKEIELEDKFSNMGAQMVREVASKTSDIAGDGTTTATVLAQAIYREGFKMTAAGTNPMELKRGIDKAVTIVLEELDKIKRQTQDQNEIAQVGTISANNDETIGKIIAEAMDKVGKEGVITVEEAKSMDTTLEVVEGMQFDRGYLSPYFVTDPERMEAIVEDCYLLLHEKKISSMKDLLPVLEAVARSGRPLLIIAEDVEGEALATLVVNKLRGTL; encoded by the coding sequence ATGCCTGCGAAAATGATCCTGTTCGGGCAGGAAGCCCGTACGAAGATTCTGGAAGGCGTGAATACGCTGGCCGACGCGGTGAAGGTGACGCTCGGACCCAAGGGACGCAACGCCATTCTCGACAAGAGCTTTGGCGCGCCCAACGTCACCAAGGACGGCGTCACGGTCGCCAAGGAGATCGAGCTCGAGGACAAATTCTCGAACATGGGCGCCCAGATGGTGCGCGAGGTGGCGAGCAAGACCTCGGACATCGCCGGCGACGGCACCACCACGGCCACGGTTCTGGCCCAGGCGATCTATCGCGAGGGCTTCAAGATGACGGCCGCGGGAACGAACCCGATGGAGCTGAAGCGCGGCATCGACAAAGCCGTCACGATCGTGCTCGAGGAACTCGACAAGATCAAACGCCAGACCCAGGACCAGAACGAGATCGCCCAGGTCGGCACCATCTCGGCCAACAACGACGAGACGATCGGAAAGATCATCGCCGAGGCGATGGACAAGGTCGGCAAGGAAGGCGTCATCACCGTCGAAGAGGCCAAGTCGATGGACACCACCCTCGAAGTCGTCGAGGGCATGCAGTTCGATCGCGGCTACCTGTCGCCCTACTTCGTGACCGATCCCGAGCGGATGGAAGCGATCGTTGAGGATTGTTACCTGCTGCTGCACGAAAAGAAGATCAGCAGCATGAAGGATCTTCTGCCCGTGCTCGAAGCCGTGGCGCGCTCCGGTCGGCCGCTGCTCATCATCGCCGAGGATGTCGAGGGCGAAGCGCTCGCCACGCTCGTCGTCAACAAGCTGCGCGGCACGCT